The window CACCACCATGCTCGTGTTCCACCGGCTCGACGACGGCACCGTCGAACGCCTGACCGTGGCGCGCTATCCGCTGGGCGAACCCTACGAAGAGGCCTGGTCGGGTGGATCGCTCGACGAACAGTGGACGGCCCTCGGCGCGCTGATCGAGGAGAAGGATCCCGACCGCATCGGGATCAACGTATCGCGCGACTGGCCCGTGGCCGACGGCCTCACCCACGGTCTCCACGAACGTCTACTCGAAGTCCTGCCCCCGGCCCACGTGGATCGGCTGGAGCCGGCCGAGGAACTCGTCGTGCGGTGGCTCGAGACCCGCACCGACCACGAGATCGAACTCTACGCCCACGTCGTCTCGCTCGCGCGCGCGGTGATCGCCGAGGGCTTCTCGTCGGAGGTCATCACGCCGGGTGTGACCACCACCGACGACGTCGCCTGGTACCTGCGTCAGCGCTTCGCCGATCTCGACCTGCCCGTGTGGTTCATGCCCTACGTGAACATCCAGCGCGAAGATCTCGAGTGCGCCGACGACGAGGCCTTCTGCGGTACCGGCGGCGTGATCCACCGCGGCGACGTCCTGCACACCGACGTGGGGATCTGCTACCTGGGTGTGTGCACCGACACCCAGGAGATGGCCTACGTCCTGCGCGTGGGCGAACACGAGGTGCCCGGCTTCCTGCAGGACGCGATGGCCGTGGGCAATCGGTGGCAGGACCAACTGACCGCGAACTTCGAGACCGGCCGCACCGGCAACGAGATCCTCGCCGCCACCATCGCCGACGCCGAGGCCGACGACCTCGTGTCGAGCACCTACACCCACCCGATCGGTCGCTTCGGCCACGCGCCGGGCCCGACCATCGGCATGTGGGACGACCAGGACGGCACGCCGGTGCGCGGCGACTGGCCCCTGCATCCGAACACGGCCTACGCGATCGAGGGCAACGTGAAGGTGCCCACCGATGGCTGGGGCGGCGGCAACGTCCAGATCAAGCTCGAGCAGAGCGCGGTGTTCGACGGCGAACGCGTGCTCTACCTCGCCGGCCGGCAGATCGAGTGGCACGTGGTGCGCTGATGCGCTGGCTCGATGCACTTCCCTACGGTCCGCTGGTGGTCGCCGCGCTGCTGCTGGGAGGCGCTCCCTTCCAGCCGCAGCCCCACTTGGTGGAGAAGCTGCAGATGCTGACCGCGGGCACTCTGCACCGGCCGATCGACGTCTTCGACCTGTTCATGCACGGAACGCCGGTGGCCCTGCTGCTCGCCAAGGCCGCCCGCGATCTGTGGAGGCGGCGGACCCATGCGCCGGGTTGAGCGGCAGCGTGTCACGTCGGCCAGGCATCCTCGTACCGCGCTCCCCACCCCTTTCCCGAACCGAGGAGATGCCAACGATGCCCCTGAACGAACACCAGCAGCGTCTGTGCGACGAGAGCCCCCACGACTTCACCGGCCTGAAGGCCGTCCTGCTCAACTGCTCGCTGAAGAAGGATCCGGAGCGGTCGCACACCCGCGCCCTGCTCTCGGTCGCCGGCGAGATCATGCGCCGCAACGGCGTCGAGGTGCACGAGGTCCACGCCGCGTCGCACGAGATCGCCTACGGCGTGTACCCCGACATGACCGAACACGGCTGGTCACGCGACGACTGGCCAACGCTGTGGAAGACGATCGAGGCCGCCGACATCCTCGTCCTTGGAACACCGATCTGGCTGGGCGAGGAGAGCTCGGTGTGCCGCATCGTGATCGAGCGGTTGTACGGCATGTCGGGCGCGCTGAACGACCGCGGTCAGAGTTCGTACTACGGCAAGGTCGGAGGCGCCGTCGTCACCGGCAACGAGGACGGCATCAAGCACTGCGCCATGTCCCTGCTCTACGCCCTGCAGCACCTGGGCTACACGATCCCGCCCCAGGCCGATTGCGGGTGGATCGGCGAGGCCGGCCCGGGCCCGTCGTACGGCGACGAGGTCGACGGCACGCCCGCCGGCTACGACAACGACTTCACGCAGCGCAACACCACGATCATGGCCTGGAACCTCATGCACACGGCGAAGATTCTGCGCGATGCGGGCGGGCTGCCGAACCACGGGAACGACCGGCGGGCGTGGAAGGCCGGGTGCCGGTTCGACCACGAGAACCCGGAGTTCCGGGCTTGAGGCGCGCTACATCCGCAGCAACGCGCTCCCCCACGTGAATCCGCTGCCGAACGCCGACATCGCCACCACCATCCCCGGCTCGAGCACGCCGGCGTCGATGGCGTCGCGCATCCCGATCGGAATCGTCGCCGCCGTGGTGTTGCCGTACTTCTGGATCGTGTTGAACACACGGTCCTCGCTCACGCCCAGGTTCTTCGCCACCTGCTGGTTGATGCGCAGGTTCGCCTGGTGGAAGAGGAACAGATCGACGTCGTCCACGCTCATCGCGTTCGCCTCGCAGGCCTCGAGCACCGACTCGGGCATACGCTTGCTCGCGTGCACGAACACGAACTTGCCGTTCATGTAGGGGAAGTGCCGGCCCTCGTCGATCATCTCGTGGGTGATCCGGGGGCCCTCGGTGGTCTGGGTCGGCGCGTCCATCCACAGCTCGCGGGCGTGACGACCGTCGGCGTGTAGATGTGTCGAGTAGATCTGGGCGTCCTCGTGGCCGAGGACATCGGTCGCCTCCACCACCACGGCGCCGGCGCCGTCGCCGAAGAGCACGGCGATGTCGCGGCCCCGCGTGGTCTTGTCCAGCGATTTCGACTGGACCTCGGACCCCACGACGAGCACGCGCTCTTTCGCCCC is drawn from Candidatus Krumholzibacteriia bacterium and contains these coding sequences:
- a CDS encoding flavodoxin family protein, producing the protein MPLNEHQQRLCDESPHDFTGLKAVLLNCSLKKDPERSHTRALLSVAGEIMRRNGVEVHEVHAASHEIAYGVYPDMTEHGWSRDDWPTLWKTIEAADILVLGTPIWLGEESSVCRIVIERLYGMSGALNDRGQSSYYGKVGGAVVTGNEDGIKHCAMSLLYALQHLGYTIPPQADCGWIGEAGPGPSYGDEVDGTPAGYDNDFTQRNTTIMAWNLMHTAKILRDAGGLPNHGNDRRAWKAGCRFDHENPEFRA
- a CDS encoding beta-ketoacyl-ACP synthase III, whose product is MSARCSRIAGVGKYVPPRVVTNDDLAGMMETSDEWIRQRTGIETRHWVEGTTTTSDLALEASRQALDDAGVGPDDLDMIVFATLSPDHEFPGTGCFLQQKLDCPGIPALDIRQACTGFLYGLAIADQFIRTGAKERVLVVGSEVQSKSLDKTTRGRDIAVLFGDGAGAVVVEATDVLGHEDAQIYSTHLHADGRHARELWMDAPTQTTEGPRITHEMIDEGRHFPYMNGKFVFVHASKRMPESVLEACEANAMSVDDVDLFLFHQANLRINQQVAKNLGVSEDRVFNTIQKYGNTTAATIPIGMRDAIDAGVLEPGMVVAMSAFGSGFTWGSALLRM
- a CDS encoding RND transporter, which translates into the protein MRWLDALPYGPLVVAALLLGGAPFQPQPHLVEKLQMLTAGTLHRPIDVFDLFMHGTPVALLLAKAARDLWRRRTHAPG
- a CDS encoding M24 family metallopeptidase, producing MNRTIALFLIVLLVSPAHAADQGRMIDSMGDILPLRERPAVVNEILAERFDTLLPRLMTESGLDMWLVIAREYADDPVYASLVPKPSFTARRTTMLVFHRLDDGTVERLTVARYPLGEPYEEAWSGGSLDEQWTALGALIEEKDPDRIGINVSRDWPVADGLTHGLHERLLEVLPPAHVDRLEPAEELVVRWLETRTDHEIELYAHVVSLARAVIAEGFSSEVITPGVTTTDDVAWYLRQRFADLDLPVWFMPYVNIQREDLECADDEAFCGTGGVIHRGDVLHTDVGICYLGVCTDTQEMAYVLRVGEHEVPGFLQDAMAVGNRWQDQLTANFETGRTGNEILAATIADAEADDLVSSTYTHPIGRFGHAPGPTIGMWDDQDGTPVRGDWPLHPNTAYAIEGNVKVPTDGWGGGNVQIKLEQSAVFDGERVLYLAGRQIEWHVVR